ATTGCCTTAGCACAGAGGCAGGGCTAGGAGTGAATCCATTACTATGGATACCACTGGAAAATTTTATTCTGCCTGTCCTTGTACTCACAACATGTGCTTTGGAAGAGGAGATAGGCCCCTCCCAACAGGCTGGCACAGATCAATACAGGCATCTTTCCTACTTGTATATCTGCTTCCTGCTGTTTTCCAGCTAATCCTGCAGGGGATCTCACATCTAATATGGGATAAATGAGATGGCTTGTAAGGAACAGAGTGCTTAAGAATGTGTAACTTGTACTCTGACTCTTCACCTGGTGTCAAACCCTGTGTTGCTGATGCAGAGTGAAGggccctgcagtgagcagcagcacatTCTGAGTCCctgtcctgggctctgccaggcagtgtgctgtgtgtccctgggtGGCTGGGGATGTCACTGCACTGTGCTGTCCTGCCCTAACTGCCTTTTAGGGCATGTTGTTTTAACTCCTTGGTGAAACAGGCTTCTAGAAGAATCCTGTCCATTGGTGATTCCTTTTTTCTAGGGTTTTTGCTACAGCCTTTGCTGGGAGCCTGGAGTGACAGATGCACATCAAGATTTGGGAGGAGAAGACCTTTCATTCTGGTTTTAGCAGTAGGTGTGTCTTTTAGAAATGCTGGGCATAACACTTAACTGTGCATCTCTCTTCTGTGACTTCCCTTGTGGCACAGCTGAGCAAAATGCTCCTGAGGTGTTGGGTGTTGTGGGTCTGAAGAAGATGGTGAGTGACACAGCTGATGCTTTGGCAGCTGGAGATCCACAGATAAAAGCTTCTCAGAGTCTGAAGGGATGTTTTGAGGGTCAGGAATGTGGATGTTTTTGGCCAAAGTAAGCTCTAGACATTTGTTAAGCTCGAATAGTGGAAAGGGATTATGTGTGTCCTATAAGCCACACTAATTTCCCAGGATGAATTGATATGAACAAGAGCAATAGTGCTGCAAGGTTGTGCAGGTAGAATAATGTTTTTGGGGTCTGGAGCTCTGCAGGCTTGCTGACAAACAGTGactgattttgttttggttttgttcccaGGAGCATTGCTTGGACTCTCACTTATGCTGAATGGCAAAGACATAGGGACTGCCTTGTCTGACTCTGAGAATAACCACAAATGGGGGATCATCCTTACAGTCTGTGGTGTTGTCCTCATGGACTTCAGTGCAGATTCAGCAGACAATCCCAGCCATGCCTACATGATGGATGTGTGCAGCCCAGTGGATCAGGACAGGGGCCTCAACATCCACGCTTTGTTAGCAGGTATGTCTGCTTGCTGCTTCCTGGGAGATGGGAGTAAACAAGCCCTGCTGGGAGAAAGCAGGGTGGAAACACTGGTCTTTTCCTGAATAATGACCAAATACTGAGAGGTATCACTAATTAACTGTAAAAAAATTACTTATTGCAAAAGGCTTTTGTAACTACCTCAGTTCTAACAAGGTACAGTCTTGGGCTGTTCATCTGAAGGTCCCTCACATATTTTGTAAGACCtatggaaccaaattatcccttgagGGAGGAGGTTTGGCTTCCTGCAGGTGTGGAATATGTGTCTTATAGTTGCTGTGTTGGAGGCAAAAGTGCAAACTGGGTGCTGTTGATCCCTCTCTGCTGTCATCTTCAATTGCTGTGCTGCCCTGTTCTAGGAGACCATTCCACACTCTTGAATGTGTTTGTGAGTAAGAAAGGAGAGTGTTGAAAAACTTTCACCCTGTGAATGGAGAGAAAGGTGCTCTCAAACCTTCCCTGTTCATCAGTAGTAACACAGTGGCAGTTTTGCACACTGTTAGCACAGTGCTGAGTAATGAGCTTGCTACACTTCTGAAGTGATTGGATCTGTCTTAGTTAGATCTGCATTCCTCATATGAGGAAAATGGATTTTCACTTTCAGGAAAACAGTCTTAGCTGAATGATTGCAGAGCCTTGTCACAAGGCTGGTGGACACTTCTGTTTACGGACTGAAATAGCTAAAGGTAAGGTGTTTTGTtcttggcaaagaaaaataataactTTTAATTATTTGTATCATCACTTTCACAGCTCTTTCTGTAGCATCTTGGTACATGCAAACTGTCCTTGTGGCACAGCTGTGTTTATTAGTGCATTCAAAATGAAAAGGGCTCCAATGGTGAAACAGAAATGTCAGATTCTCTTCATGATTCATGATACAAGtgatgctgtgctgctgctgacttGTGGGACTGGATAGGGAAGATAATCTtagctctgtttttccaccaGGTCTTGGAGGTGGCTTTGGTTATGTTGTTGGAGGAATACACTGGGATAAAACCAGTTTTGGAAAAGCTGTAGGAGGGCAACTCCGTGTCATCTATGTCTTCACCTCAATTGTACTGACCATTGCTACTGTGCTGACTCTAGTTAGCATTCCAGAGAGACCCTTAAAGTCCTCTAACAGGAAGAAAAAGGTGATGAAAAGTCCAAGtcttcctctccctccttctccacCTTTCTTCTTTGAGGACAATGTAAATGAAAACTCTGCTTCTCATAACTCAGCTCACTTACATGCAAGTTTTACGAGTCCTGTTTCCCCCATGAGCCCACTCACGCCAAAATACGGGAGTTTTATCAGCAGAGACAATTCCTTGACAGGACTTAATGAGTTTGCATCATCCTTTGGGACATCAAATATTGACAGTGTGCTTATAGACTGTTTTACAGGAGGGCATAATAGTTACATGACACTTCCAGCTAGTTTGTCCAGGCAGCCTGTCAGTGTCAGCTTCCCTCGGGTGCCTGATGGCTGCTACCATGGAGCAAATGGAATTCTGGAGCAAGGGGAGAGCAGCTTAACATCAGGGTGTGACAGTGATGTGCTGAGAGTGGGCTCACTGGATGCAATAAAGCCACGGTCATCAGGGATCTTGAAAAGACCTCAGACCTTGGCCATTCCAGATGCTGTAACAGGACACTGCCCAGAGAATAACAGAAGAAGAAATGTGACCTTCAGCCAGCAGGtaagagcaggaaatcaatgaTATGACCATGTGAACATGAGTGTTATTAATCTCTTCATATAGTTTTAAATATGTGGTGCACAAATTGTTCATTAAAGACTCTTGTGACAGCTTCCTCATAAAAGTCATTACAGGAACAGCACACCTGCTATGACTCTGTATCAGTAAAGTGGTGGGTAGAGTGTGAATTATGGCTGACAGTCTGTCAGCTGCCTTTGTTAAGATGGGAGAAATGGGAATATCCCACTCTTAACTGGGCCACTTGTCAGAGTAAGGTCAGTATTTTTAGTCCTGCTTCACTACCAAGGGAGTTACCACATGAACTCAGAAAAGGTCACATTTTTATTGAGCCTGTATCTTCCCTTTCCACAGAAAGACCTGCAAAATAGGGCCAGGGATAGGATTCTCCCATGAGCTTCTCCTTATGGCAGTCATTACATCTGGCTCCATCAGGGAGGGGAGCTTTCCCTTACTGAGGGATAGGACTCTGACCTCACCTCCCACTGTTGGTGATAACTTGGAATGTCTGAGACCTCTGCATGCTGGCCCATTTTTTTATGATCTGGGATGAGGTAAACAGTCCtctgttatttttcttttgtttggtttgggattttttatttcattttaatttttgggggtggtggttttttggttttgtttgttttgtttgttgttgctgtACTTTTGACCCAGTTTGTGAGAGCAGACTTTGCTAGGGCCAGGATTTTACATACTGGGCACACTGAGGTTGAGCATTGAGGTTAGCAAGTGATAATGTGTTTCAATTAAACTCATCCTCTTCTTCCTCAGTGTCTCTAAAACTTCAGGCTCCACATTCACCTGAAAGTGGCTACAGCTCCTATAAATGCAGTGGAATTGATGCATTCCTGCTGTGCCTGTCATCTGAATGTGGTTACCAAGTCCCCTAGTGAAGGGAAGGAGCTGCTTCAAGCACACTGAAAGCTACAGTGCAGTGCTGCCATTGTCACTTGTTCCACTCTGATTCACTTCTTAATCTCCAagtcagctccagcagcagagtttAACTGTCAGATGATCAGATAGGTGTGCAATATTGCATCCATCTGGTGAAGGATGTTTGTGCTTCCCTTGCTGTGCTGTTGACCTGGCAGTTCTCATGGTGCAGGTTGCCAACATCCTGCTGAACGGGGTCAAGTACGAGAGCGAGCTCAACGAACCGGGCGAGGCCTCGGAGCAGCCCCTGTCTGTGAAGCTGCTGTGCTCAACCATCTGCCACATGCCCAAGGCTCTGCGAAACCTCTGCATCAACCACTTCCTAGGTACTCCCACAGCAGCCTCCTGCCTTCTCCAGGCAGTGCTGTATTTGCAAGGCATCCCCaagaaaggcaggaatgatgcatctcacttggagtattgtatccagttctgggcccctcactttaggagggacgttgagttgcttgagcgtgtccagaggggagcaacgaggctggtgaggggcttggagcacaagccatgtgaagaacgactgagggagctggggttgtttagcctggagaaaaggagactcaggggtgacctcatcactctctacagcttcctgaagggtgcctgtggtgagctgggggtcgggcTCTTTCTCCGGgtgacaacagacagaacaagaggacacagtctcaagctgcgtcaagggagatgcaagttagaattaagaaggaagtattttacagaaagagtggtcagatactggaatcacctacccagtgaggtgggggagtcatcatccctcgaggagttcaaaaaaagactggatgtggcacttgctgccatgatctagttgaacagttagaacatgggttggacttgatggtcttataggtctcttccagccttgaatttctgtgattctgtgatctcactccatgttctcagaaggctcattcATTACTTTATCAtactttctattctattctattctattctattctattctattctattctattctattctattctattctattctattctattctattctattctattctattcattaTATTATcacacaggtgattgtttcattgcattctgctgtgagCTGTTTCCACTCTTTGGCCAATTggtgccaagctgtgttgggactctcgAAAGTCAGGAGttttgagttttcattattatctttttagcattctgcaaatatcttttctgtattgtttagtatagtatagtatattatattatactttaTATACTTTGtaatactatattacattaaagaatactatgccatagtatagtatattatactttatatactttataatactatattatattaaagaacactATGCTATAGTGTTCTTTATATACTTTATAAAACTATAAAAGTATACTTTAtaaaactatattatattaaagaatactatgctatattatattatattatactttaTAATACTGTATtacattaaagaatactatactaaagaatacagaaaagatatttacagaatgctaaaaagataataatgaaaactcctgactctttccagagtcccaacagaGCTTGGCAccaattggccaaagagtcaaaacaactcacagcagaatccaatggaacaatcacctgtgggtaaacaatctccaaacacattctaaaggagcaaaacacaggagaagcaaatgagataagaattgttttcattttctctgaggcttcccagcttcccaggagaaaaatcctgggtgaagggtttttttcagaaaatgtgaatgccacaagggAGGACTTTACCTTGGATGAACCTTTTTCAATTTTATCTATTGCTGCAATGGCTGCTAATAGAGACAATTGATTTCTTCCATATAGATGCTAATGAGGTACCTTCTTAGGAcaattagaaaggaaaaaaaccccaaaatatcccagcaAAGCAGTAAAGCCTGTGTTCCTAGAAAGGGAACAACAAGAGCCTAAATCAGCACATCTTAAGGGGAATGTTCACACCAAGCAGAAAGATGAGATTGGTTGTGTTTCCATGCTTTCACCCTGAGACTGGCATTTACTTTCCTCCCTTTGCTCATGTCCAGGGGtcccagagcaggccaagaggaGATGTGGAACATGGCATTGCAGCAGTGCCTGTAACCAGAGTAGTGTTACCTTCACTCTTAACCAGTGTGGGACTGGTTCAGCAAGGGCTTGCAGCCATTCCAGTTTACACTAAATTGGACAGAAGGGACCAGGTAATTAATACTCATTGGCTGTGAAAGGAATTAGGGGATTGTCTGCATCAATGGCCTTGGTGCCAATTTGTGAGCAGAGTTTTTAACTGTGTCAGAGGCACTCTGGAGGCTGCAGCCATGACATAAGGAGCACTCCTTCCAGTCCTGTGTGGGAGGATAACAGCAACCTGAAATTACTATGGGATGAGCCACTCTGTTAAACTGAATGCTGTGTCCTGTCAGAACCTGAACACAGCTCAGACTGCTGTCATCTATTTTTCTGTCTTGTTAGACCAGTATTTTGTGGCCTTTAGTCAGCCTCGAGGTTTCCACTTAGGAATTCAAATGGTAAATCTTGGTCTTTAACAAACATTGCAGCATTATGCACAGGAGCAGCGGGCTCAGATAAATGTGGATGTTATGTAACACTCCTTGCCCAACCTGTCCTGGGCTGTGATTGTAATACACCTGATAACATCCATGTCAGCTTACAGGGGGAAACACATGTTCTGAAATCCTAATAAGTTACTTTTGTCTTCTTTCAGGGTGGCTTTCATTTGAGGGGATGTTACTCTTTTATACTGACTTCATGGGAGAGGTGGTGTTCCAAGGGGACCCAAAAGCACCTCACAACTCAGATGAGTATCAGAAGTACAACACTGGGGTCACCATGGGCTGCTGGGGAATGTGCATCTATGCATTCAGTGCTGCTTTCTATTCAGGTACTTGGTACAGCTGTCTGAACTACTGCTGTGGGAAAAGATACATTTCTTAAACGTGGTGATTCTGCAACAAGTAGGGCAGTGTTTGTGTTGCACACAGCCTATCAATGGCACAAGTGCTGTAGCAAAGTGTTCTTTATCACCCCATCACCTCTGCTGCTTAGCCTGGCCTGCACTGACAGCAGC
This genomic stretch from Melospiza melodia melodia isolate bMelMel2 chromosome 26, bMelMel2.pri, whole genome shotgun sequence harbors:
- the SLC45A1 gene encoding proton-associated sugar transporter A; protein product: MIPASAPSPVSDAALLSGAASQELWRSPAPGYPGLPTRHISHRANNFKRHPKRRKHIRPSPPPPPNTPCPMDLVDFGDLQPQRSFLELLFNGCILFGLEFSYAMETAYVTPVLLQMGLPDQLYGMVWFISPILGFLLQPLLGAWSDRCTSRFGRRRPFILVLAVGALLGLSLMLNGKDIGTALSDSENNHKWGIILTVCGVVLMDFSADSADNPSHAYMMDVCSPVDQDRGLNIHALLAGLGGGFGYVVGGIHWDKTSFGKAVGGQLRVIYVFTSIVLTIATVLTLVSIPERPLKSSNRKKKVMKSPSLPLPPSPPFFFEDNVNENSASHNSAHLHASFTSPVSPMSPLTPKYGSFISRDNSLTGLNEFASSFGTSNIDSVLIDCFTGGHNSYMTLPASLSRQPVSVSFPRVPDGCYHGANGILEQGESSLTSGCDSDVLRVGSLDAIKPRSSGILKRPQTLAIPDAVTGHCPENNRRRNVTFSQQVANILLNGVKYESELNEPGEASEQPLSVKLLCSTICHMPKALRNLCINHFLGWLSFEGMLLFYTDFMGEVVFQGDPKAPHNSDEYQKYNTGVTMGCWGMCIYAFSAAFYSAVLEKLEERFSTRTLYFVAYLAFGLGTGLATLSRNVYVLLSLCATYGILFATLCTLPYSLLCDYYQSREFVGSQSEGTRRGMGVDISLLSCQYFLAQILVAVAMGPLTAAVGSASSAMYFSSLVSFLGCLFSSLCVTYELLPPEELPPLEEQRPLLPRARNQ